From Aedes albopictus strain Foshan chromosome 1, AalbF5, whole genome shotgun sequence, one genomic window encodes:
- the LOC115254139 gene encoding replication protein A 32 kDa subunit, with the protein MNDSFGGFSANTTGGGAAQENKAEGVVPLTIRQILESSEAGVQLFGIHYSMVTFVAIVRDVDHSSTKITYRLEDHTGRVDAHLWLEEGDTEQVPGLATNGYARVFGSVRHQSGSKAVMIYKIEQVSSPNDVTTHLLEVLNARYKGEEYAKGGGGAGGSGAEHGGDKQSASSGGFMETDGNSMGLSGKQLLVYKAIKSHISDIGISRQELQQKFPHISATEMQSITDYMTQEGIVYTSVDSDHFLCVDA; encoded by the exons ATGAATGACAGCT TCGGAGGATTCAGTGCCAACACCACCGGCGGTGGTGCAGCACAGGAGAACAAAGCCGAGGGTGTCGTTCCGCTGACCATCCGGCAGATACTGGAATCGTCCGAGGCGGGAGTGCAGCTGTTCGGAATCCACTACAGCATGGTGACCTTTGTGGCGATCGTACGGGATGTGGACCATTCGTCGACGAAGATCACCTATCGGCTGGAGGACCACACCGGTCGGGTGGACGCCCACCTGTGGCTGGAGGAGGGCGACACCGAACAGGTGCCTGGCCTGGCGACGAACGGCTATGCCCGGGTTTTCGGCTCGGTGCGTCACCAGAGCGGCAGCAAGGCGGTCATGATCTACAAGATCGAGCAGGTCAGCTCGCCGAACGATGTGACGACCCATCTGCTGGAGGTGCTGAACGCTCGCTATAAGGGCGAGGAGTACGCCAAGGGTGGTGGCGGTGCCGGTGGGAGTGGAGCTGAGCACGGTGGAGATAAGCAGAGTGCTTCGAGCGGAGGCTTCATGGAAACGGACGGCAACTCGATGGGTCTGAGCGGAAAGCAACTGCTCGTGTACAAAGCGATCAAGAGCCACATATCGGATATCGGGATCAGCCGGCAGGAGTTGCAGCAGAAGTTCCCGCATATCAGCGCCACGGAGATGca GAGCATAACCGACTACATGACCCAGGAGGGAATCGTCTACACCAGCGTGGACTCCGATCATTTCCTGTGCGTGGACGCGTAA